A single Parabacteroides timonensis DNA region contains:
- the ltrA gene encoding group II intron reverse transcriptase/maturase — translation MNKSKEKCAPENMVLSDTERWKSIDRHKAEEYVRKLQARIVKAQREGRHGKVKSLQWLLTHSFYGRYLAVVRVTTNKGKDTAGVDHVRWSSDAAKVKAIDTLKRRGYQPMPLRRVEIPKKNGKKRPLGIPTMKDRAMQALYLMALDPIAETTGDQHSYGFRKYRSCQDAIAQCHNVLSRDVAPKWILEGDIKGCFDHISHEWLLNNIPMDKGVLRKWLKSGYVFNGSLFPTEEGTPQGGIISPTLANMTLDGLQSLVQKAVKPYWQPTADGRKWIKPKINLVRYADDFIVTAKDKETIEDVILPLIRQFMAERGLMLSEEKTRITHISEGFDFLGFNIREYKSNGKLLTKPSKDAMKNFCDKVRTKIKSNKSAKASSLIRMLNHMIPGWANYYRYGASSKAFSRVDYEVYKTLWQWARRRHPKKGKHWIKDRYFKQLHGREWCFATITKNKKSGKETTLSLKRLADTPILKYVRVRTNTNPYDPADAPYYARRKSKNTENQLREIDDLLRMIWIHQEMRCPICGEIIDDERRWTTIKETVNGKPFKILIHSSCKNKKFNPNKISRK, via the coding sequence ATGAACAAATCGAAAGAAAAGTGTGCGCCTGAAAATATGGTCCTCTCTGATACCGAACGTTGGAAAAGCATTGACCGACACAAGGCAGAGGAGTATGTTCGGAAGCTGCAAGCACGTATTGTAAAGGCTCAAAGGGAAGGCAGACACGGCAAGGTCAAGTCCTTGCAATGGCTGTTGACCCACTCGTTCTACGGTCGCTATCTTGCCGTAGTCCGGGTTACTACTAATAAGGGTAAAGACACCGCAGGAGTTGACCATGTAAGGTGGTCGTCCGATGCGGCAAAAGTCAAAGCTATTGACACACTCAAACGCCGTGGCTATCAACCGATGCCCCTGCGCCGTGTGGAAATACCGAAGAAGAACGGGAAGAAACGCCCCTTGGGAATCCCTACGATGAAAGACCGTGCGATGCAGGCTCTCTATCTGATGGCTCTCGACCCTATTGCGGAAACGACAGGCGACCAACACTCCTACGGCTTCCGTAAATATCGCAGCTGCCAAGATGCAATAGCCCAGTGTCACAATGTCCTTTCAAGGGATGTTGCCCCCAAATGGATTTTGGAGGGAGACATCAAAGGATGCTTCGACCACATCAGCCATGAATGGCTTCTTAACAATATCCCTATGGATAAGGGGGTGCTGAGAAAATGGCTCAAAAGTGGTTATGTATTCAATGGAAGTCTTTTTCCGACCGAGGAGGGAACTCCACAAGGAGGCATAATCTCCCCAACCCTTGCCAACATGACTCTTGACGGGCTACAATCCCTTGTCCAAAAGGCGGTGAAACCCTATTGGCAACCTACCGCAGACGGACGTAAATGGATTAAGCCCAAAATCAATCTCGTGCGCTATGCTGATGACTTTATTGTCACTGCAAAGGATAAGGAAACAATTGAGGATGTTATCCTGCCCCTTATACGGCAGTTTATGGCAGAACGTGGACTGATGTTGTCGGAAGAAAAGACAAGGATTACTCATATCAGTGAGGGCTTTGATTTCCTCGGCTTCAACATCAGGGAATACAAGTCAAACGGAAAACTTCTGACTAAGCCGTCAAAGGACGCGATGAAGAATTTCTGTGACAAGGTTCGTACGAAAATCAAGAGCAACAAGTCGGCAAAGGCTTCCTCACTTATAAGGATGCTTAACCACATGATTCCCGGATGGGCAAACTATTACCGTTACGGGGCATCATCGAAAGCATTCTCACGTGTGGACTACGAGGTGTACAAGACGCTTTGGCAATGGGCAAGACGCAGGCATCCGAAAAAGGGCAAACATTGGATTAAAGACAGGTATTTCAAACAATTGCATGGACGTGAATGGTGCTTCGCCACTATAACCAAGAACAAGAAGTCGGGTAAGGAAACGACTTTAAGTCTTAAAAGGCTGGCGGACACTCCCATATTGAAGTACGTGCGTGTCAGAACCAATACTAATCCATACGACCCTGCCGATGCTCCTTACTATGCACGGCGCAAGTCAAAGAACACGGAGAACCAACTACGTGAGATTGATGACCTGCTGCGTATGATTTGGATTCACCAAGAAATGCGTTGCCCAATCTGTGGAGAGATTATTGACGATGAACGAAGATGGACGACTATCAAGGAGACTGTCAACGGCAAACCGTTCAAGATTCTCATACACAGTTCATGCAAGAACAAGAAGTTTAACCCTAATAAAATTAGTAGGAAATGA
- a CDS encoding DUF4133 domain-containing protein: MAEYPINKGIGRPVEFKGLKAQYLFIFCGGLLALFVLFVILYMVGIGQWICIGFGAVSSSVLVWQTFALNARYGEHGLMKLGAARSHPRYLINRRRITRLFIRKRKEETK, encoded by the coding sequence ATGGCTGAATACCCGATAAACAAGGGTATCGGCCGTCCGGTCGAGTTCAAGGGACTGAAAGCCCAGTACCTCTTCATCTTCTGCGGAGGTCTGCTCGCTCTCTTCGTCCTGTTCGTCATCCTCTACATGGTCGGCATCGGCCAGTGGATATGTATCGGCTTCGGTGCGGTATCGTCCTCCGTCCTCGTATGGCAGACCTTCGCGCTGAACGCCCGGTACGGCGAACACGGGCTGATGAAGCTGGGAGCTGCACGGAGCCATCCCCGATACCTTATCAACCGGCGGCGGATCACCCGATTATTCATACGGAAACGAAAGGAAGAAACAAAATGA
- a CDS encoding ParA family protein: protein MKKETLLVAFSTQKGGAGKTTLTVLMASYFYYVKGMDVVVVDCDYPQFSIKDMRERDLKNIERNPRLQKTAFEQFARLQKKMYPIVESHPETAIEKAKAFIGKETPPDIIFFDLPGTVNNPGVIRTVATMDYVFCPITADRVVAESSLNFASVVNESFMSTGKANLKGLYLLWNMVDGREKTNLYDVYEKVAGSVGLNIMKTYLPDSKRFRRESEEDGERSVFRSTVMPPDKSLMKGSNIETLAEEMLKLING from the coding sequence ATGAAGAAAGAAACATTACTTGTCGCCTTCTCCACCCAGAAAGGGGGTGCGGGCAAAACGACGCTCACGGTGCTGATGGCAAGCTATTTCTATTACGTGAAAGGAATGGATGTCGTCGTGGTCGATTGCGATTATCCACAGTTCAGCATCAAGGATATGCGTGAGCGTGACCTGAAGAACATCGAACGCAACCCACGGCTGCAAAAGACAGCCTTCGAGCAGTTCGCCCGGCTGCAAAAGAAAATGTACCCGATTGTGGAAAGCCATCCCGAAACAGCCATCGAGAAGGCCAAGGCTTTCATCGGGAAGGAAACGCCGCCGGACATCATCTTCTTCGACCTGCCCGGAACGGTGAACAATCCCGGCGTCATCAGGACCGTGGCGACAATGGATTACGTGTTCTGCCCCATAACGGCTGACCGCGTGGTGGCGGAGAGCTCGCTGAACTTCGCTTCCGTCGTGAACGAATCCTTCATGAGTACCGGGAAAGCCAACCTCAAAGGGCTTTACCTGCTGTGGAACATGGTGGACGGCAGGGAGAAGACCAACCTTTATGACGTGTACGAGAAAGTGGCGGGAAGCGTCGGGCTGAACATCATGAAGACCTACCTGCCCGACAGCAAGCGTTTCCGCAGGGAAAGCGAGGAGGACGGGGAACGCTCCGTGTTCCGCTCCACCGTCATGCCGCCCGACAAGTCGCTGATGAAAGGCAGCAACATCGAAACGCTTGCGGAAGAAATGTTGAAACTGATAAACGGATAA
- the mobA gene encoding conjugal transfer protein MobA — MSEKRKNKTGRNPKLDPVVYRYTVRFNGEEHNRFLSMFEKSGVYAKSVFIKAHFFGQPFKVLKVDRTLVDYYTKLSDFHAQFRAVGTNYNQVVKELRCHFSEKKAMALLYKLEGQTVELVKLSRRIVELSRELEEKWSQKSV, encoded by the coding sequence ATGAGTGAAAAAAGAAAGAACAAGACCGGGAGAAATCCCAAACTTGATCCGGTGGTGTACCGCTACACCGTCCGTTTCAACGGGGAGGAACACAACCGTTTCCTCTCCATGTTCGAGAAATCGGGTGTTTACGCCAAGTCGGTTTTCATTAAGGCACACTTCTTCGGGCAGCCTTTCAAGGTACTGAAAGTGGACAGGACACTGGTGGACTACTACACCAAGCTGTCCGATTTTCATGCGCAGTTCCGTGCGGTAGGCACGAACTACAACCAGGTCGTGAAAGAGTTGCGCTGCCATTTCTCCGAGAAAAAGGCGATGGCGTTGCTCTACAAATTGGAAGGGCAGACCGTAGAACTCGTGAAACTGAGCCGCCGGATAGTGGAACTTTCAAGGGAACTGGAGGAGAAATGGTCGCAAAAATCAGTGTAG
- a CDS encoding TraG family conjugative transposon ATPase translates to MRNTSKMTTLENKFPLLAVEQGCIVSKDADITVAFEVELPELYTVTGAEYEAIHGCWCKAVKVLPDFSVVHKQDWFIKERYKPELDKDGMSFLSRSFERHFNERPYLKHTCYLYLTKTTKERNRMQSNFSTLCRGHIIPKELDGETAAKFMEATEQFGRIMNDSGFVRLRRLSTDEIVGTDGKAGLLERYFSLLPEDNATLQDIELSAREMRIGDNRLCLHTLSDTEDLPGTVATDTRYERLSTDRSDCRLSFASPVGLLLSCNHIYNQYVIIDNSEENLQKFEKSARNMQSLSRYSRSNSINREWIDQYLNEAHSYGLASVRAHFNVMAWSDDAEELKHIRNDVGSQLASMGCVPRHNTTDCPTLYWAAMPGNEADFPAEESFHTFIEQAVCLFTEETNYRSSLSPFGIKMVDRLTGKPLHLDISDLPMKKGVTTNRNKFVLGPSGSGKSFFMNHLVRQYYEQGAHVVLVDTGNSYQGLCEMIRRKTGGADGVYFTYTEEKPISFNPFYTDDYVFDVEKKDSIKTLLLTLWKSEDDKVTKTESGELGSAVNAYIGRIRADRNIVPCFDSFYEYMRDDYRRELAERDIKVEKSDFNIDNMLTTMRQYYRGGRYDFLLNSAENIDLLSKRFIVFEIDSIKENRELFPVVTIIIMEAFINKMRRLKGVRKQLIVEEAWKALSSANMAEYLRYMYKTVRKYFGEAIVVTQEVDDIISSPVVKESIINNSDCKILLDQRKYMNKFDAIQSLLGLTEKEKSQILSINMANNPSRFYKEVWIGLGGTQSAVYATEVSAEEYLAYTTEETEKVEVYRLAEQLGGDIEAAIRQLAERRRNKE, encoded by the coding sequence ATGAGAAATACATCGAAAATGACGACACTGGAAAACAAGTTCCCGCTGCTGGCGGTGGAGCAAGGCTGCATCGTCTCCAAGGATGCCGACATCACGGTAGCCTTCGAGGTGGAACTGCCGGAGCTTTACACCGTGACGGGTGCGGAGTACGAGGCGATACACGGCTGCTGGTGCAAGGCTGTCAAGGTGCTGCCGGACTTCTCCGTCGTCCACAAGCAGGACTGGTTCATCAAGGAACGGTATAAGCCGGAACTGGATAAGGACGGGATGAGCTTCCTCTCGCGGAGCTTCGAGCGTCACTTCAACGAGCGTCCGTACCTGAAGCACACGTGCTACCTCTACCTGACCAAGACGACGAAGGAGCGTAACCGGATGCAGAGCAACTTCAGCACGCTGTGCCGGGGGCATATCATCCCGAAGGAGCTGGACGGGGAAACCGCCGCGAAGTTCATGGAGGCAACGGAGCAGTTCGGGCGCATCATGAACGACAGCGGTTTTGTCAGGCTGCGCCGCCTCTCCACCGATGAGATTGTGGGGACGGACGGCAAAGCCGGGCTGCTGGAGCGGTACTTCTCGCTCCTGCCCGAAGATAACGCCACGTTGCAGGACATCGAGCTTTCGGCAAGGGAGATGCGCATCGGCGACAACCGGCTGTGCCTGCATACCCTTTCCGACACGGAAGACCTGCCCGGCACGGTGGCGACAGACACCCGTTACGAGCGGCTGTCCACCGACCGCTCGGACTGCCGCCTCTCCTTCGCCTCCCCCGTGGGGCTGCTGCTATCCTGCAACCACATCTACAACCAGTATGTGATTATCGACAACAGCGAGGAGAACCTGCAGAAGTTCGAGAAGTCTGCCCGCAATATGCAGTCGCTCTCCCGCTATTCGAGGAGCAACAGCATCAACCGCGAGTGGATAGACCAGTACCTGAACGAAGCCCATTCCTACGGTCTGGCCTCTGTACGGGCGCACTTCAACGTCATGGCGTGGAGCGACGACGCGGAGGAGCTGAAGCATATCAGGAACGATGTGGGAAGCCAGCTTGCAAGCATGGGGTGCGTACCCCGCCATAATACCACCGACTGCCCGACGCTCTACTGGGCAGCCATGCCCGGCAACGAGGCGGACTTTCCTGCGGAGGAGAGTTTCCATACCTTCATCGAGCAGGCGGTGTGCCTCTTCACGGAGGAGACCAACTACCGCAGCTCGCTCTCACCCTTCGGCATCAAGATGGTGGACAGGCTCACGGGAAAACCGCTGCACCTTGATATTTCCGACCTGCCGATGAAAAAAGGTGTCACGACGAACAGAAACAAATTCGTGTTGGGTCCCAGCGGAAGCGGCAAATCCTTCTTCATGAACCACCTCGTGCGTCAATACTACGAGCAGGGTGCGCACGTGGTACTGGTGGACACGGGAAACTCCTATCAGGGATTGTGCGAGATGATACGGCGCAAGACGGGAGGCGCGGACGGCGTGTATTTCACCTATACGGAGGAGAAGCCCATCAGTTTCAACCCGTTCTATACCGACGACTACGTGTTCGACGTGGAGAAGAAGGACAGCATCAAGACACTGTTGCTCACGCTCTGGAAGTCGGAGGACGACAAGGTGACGAAGACGGAGAGCGGGGAACTGGGCAGTGCCGTGAACGCCTATATCGGGCGTATCCGCGCCGACCGGAATATCGTACCGTGTTTCGACAGTTTCTACGAGTACATGCGTGACGACTACCGCAGGGAACTGGCGGAGCGTGACATCAAGGTGGAGAAGTCCGACTTCAACATCGACAACATGCTCACCACCATGCGGCAGTATTACCGGGGCGGACGTTACGACTTCCTGCTCAACTCGGCGGAAAACATCGACCTGCTGTCAAAACGGTTCATCGTCTTCGAGATTGACAGTATAAAGGAAAACCGCGAGCTGTTCCCCGTTGTGACCATCATCATCATGGAGGCTTTCATTAACAAGATGCGACGGCTGAAAGGCGTGCGGAAACAACTGATAGTGGAAGAGGCTTGGAAGGCTCTATCTTCAGCGAACATGGCTGAATATCTGCGTTATATGTACAAGACAGTGCGCAAGTATTTCGGTGAGGCAATCGTGGTGACGCAGGAGGTGGACGACATCATTTCCTCCCCCGTCGTCAAGGAGAGCATCATCAACAATTCGGACTGCAAGATACTTCTTGACCAAAGGAAATATATGAACAAGTTCGATGCCATACAGTCCTTGCTGGGGCTGACAGAGAAGGAGAAGTCGCAGATACTCTCCATCAACATGGCGAACAACCCTTCAAGGTTCTACAAAGAGGTTTGGATAGGCTTGGGCGGCACACAGTCGGCGGTCTATGCCACCGAGGTGAGCGCGGAAGAGTATCTGGCGTACACCACCGAGGAAACGGAGAAGGTGGAGGTTTACCGTCTGGCGGAGCAGCTGGGCGGCGACATCGAAGCCGCCATCCGGCAGCTTGCCGAAAGGCGGAGAAACAAAGAATGA
- the traJ gene encoding conjugative transposon protein TraJ, with translation MEFDNLHQILRSLYDEMMPLCGDMADVARGIAGLGALFYVACRVWQSLARAEAVDVFPMLRPFAVGLCIMFFPTVVLGTVNSILSPVVQGTAKLLEAQTLDMNEYRKQKDRLEYEAMVRNPETAYLVSNEEFDKQLEELGWSPSDMATMAWMHVDRKLYEMKKGIRDFFREILELMFQAAALVIDTIRTFFLVVLAILGPIAFAISVWDGFQSTLTQWFCRYIQVYLWLPVSDIFSTILAKIQALMLQSDIERMQADPNFSLDSSDGVYIVFMIIGIIGYFTIPTVAGWIIQAGGMGSYGRGVTQLAGRGAALAGGIAGAAAGNAAGRVGRAGINMGKAAWKHTAGRLLKRK, from the coding sequence ATGGAATTTGACAACCTTCACCAGATTTTACGCTCGCTCTATGACGAGATGATGCCCCTGTGCGGGGACATGGCAGACGTGGCGAGGGGCATCGCCGGGCTGGGCGCGTTGTTCTACGTCGCCTGCCGGGTGTGGCAGTCGCTGGCGAGAGCCGAAGCGGTAGACGTGTTTCCCATGCTCCGCCCGTTCGCCGTCGGGCTGTGCATCATGTTCTTCCCCACGGTGGTCCTCGGCACGGTGAACAGCATCCTCTCGCCCGTGGTGCAGGGCACGGCGAAGCTGCTTGAAGCGCAGACTTTGGACATGAACGAGTACCGGAAGCAGAAGGACAGGCTGGAATACGAGGCGATGGTGCGCAACCCCGAAACAGCCTACCTCGTATCGAACGAGGAGTTCGACAAACAGCTGGAGGAACTGGGCTGGTCGCCCTCCGACATGGCGACAATGGCATGGATGCATGTTGACCGGAAGCTGTACGAGATGAAGAAAGGCATCCGCGACTTCTTCCGCGAGATACTGGAACTGATGTTCCAAGCCGCCGCCCTCGTGATAGACACCATCCGCACGTTCTTCCTCGTGGTGCTGGCGATACTGGGACCCATAGCCTTCGCCATATCGGTGTGGGACGGCTTCCAGAGCACGCTCACGCAGTGGTTCTGCCGCTACATACAGGTCTATCTGTGGCTGCCCGTGTCGGACATATTCAGCACCATACTGGCGAAGATTCAGGCATTGATGCTGCAAAGCGACATCGAACGGATGCAGGCAGACCCGAACTTCTCGCTGGATTCCAGTGACGGGGTCTATATCGTCTTCATGATCATCGGCATCATCGGTTACTTCACGATACCCACCGTCGCGGGCTGGATCATCCAGGCAGGCGGCATGGGCAGTTACGGGCGCGGTGTGACGCAGCTTGCCGGACGCGGGGCGGCCCTTGCGGGCGGCATCGCGGGTGCTGCGGCAGGAAACGCCGCCGGGCGTGTCGGACGTGCCGGGATAAATATGGGCAAGGCGGCATGGAAGCATACCGCCGGACGCCTTCTCAAACGGAAATAA
- a CDS encoding DUF3408 domain-containing protein — translation MTKKQKEMKTTNKKSQKQAGSYKAEILKKSGIVTNPNMQACVRPEYHRRMEEIIGLFADKGMTVEDYLDNVLTEHFAQFHNEIEASLKQSAADRHMDEENVPDINTAGL, via the coding sequence ATCACTAAAAAACAGAAAGAAATGAAGACAACGAACAAGAAAAGCCAGAAACAGGCCGGCAGCTACAAGGCTGAAATCCTGAAAAAATCCGGTATCGTAACCAACCCCAACATGCAGGCATGCGTGCGACCGGAATACCACCGCCGTATGGAAGAGATCATCGGTCTGTTCGCAGACAAAGGCATGACGGTAGAAGATTATCTGGACAATGTATTGACCGAACATTTCGCACAGTTCCATAATGAGATAGAAGCCTCTCTCAAGCAGAGTGCGGCAGACCGGCATATGGACGAGGAAAACGTACCGGACATTAACACCGCCGGGCTATGA
- a CDS encoding DUF4141 domain-containing protein: MKTRMALAFCLCLLLAGRASAQWVVSDPGNLAQGIINASKNIVHTSKTATNMVNNFKETVKIYEQGKKYYDALKSVNNLVKDARKVQQTILMVGDITDIYVNNFRKMLQDENFTPEELSAIAFGYTKLLEESNDVLTELKNVVNITTLSMTDKERMDVVERCHSKMKRYRNLVSYYTNRNISVSYLRAKKKNDLDRIMGLYGNMNERYW, from the coding sequence ATAAAAACAAGAATGGCATTAGCCTTTTGCCTTTGCTTGCTCCTTGCGGGCAGGGCATCCGCCCAATGGGTGGTGAGCGACCCCGGCAACCTCGCGCAGGGCATCATCAACGCCTCGAAGAACATCGTCCATACCTCAAAGACCGCCACCAACATGGTGAACAACTTCAAGGAAACGGTGAAGATTTACGAGCAGGGCAAGAAGTATTACGACGCGCTCAAATCGGTGAACAACCTCGTCAAGGACGCACGCAAGGTGCAACAGACCATCCTCATGGTAGGCGACATCACGGACATCTACGTGAACAACTTCCGGAAGATGCTCCAAGACGAGAACTTCACTCCCGAAGAGCTGTCGGCAATCGCCTTCGGCTACACCAAGCTGCTGGAGGAGAGCAATGACGTGCTGACGGAACTGAAGAACGTGGTGAACATCACCACGCTCTCCATGACCGACAAGGAGCGCATGGACGTGGTGGAGCGGTGCCACTCCAAAATGAAGCGTTACCGTAACCTCGTGAGCTACTACACCAACAGGAACATTTCCGTCAGCTACCTGCGTGCGAAGAAGAAAAACGACCTTGACCGCATCATGGGGCTGTACGGGAATATGAACGAAAGATACTGGTAG
- a CDS encoding DUF3408 domain-containing protein, translating into MAKNLDVQIDTASFLDSIRPEMPPSAAPAEKAETPPAPTDSPAEKKKTARNENRRKAVAASAIPPIENEEDYLEMFIKGAETAARSGKMAYVRREYHDRIMRITRVIGKDKLTLSGYLDHVLTQHFLQCGDVIKKLYDKNYEDVF; encoded by the coding sequence ATGGCAAAGAACCTTGATGTGCAAATCGACACCGCGAGCTTTCTCGACAGCATACGTCCGGAAATGCCCCCGTCCGCCGCCCCTGCGGAAAAGGCGGAGACTCCTCCTGCGCCAACCGACAGCCCGGCTGAAAAGAAGAAAACGGCAAGAAACGAGAACCGCAGGAAAGCGGTGGCCGCTTCCGCCATTCCGCCCATAGAGAATGAAGAGGATTATCTTGAAATGTTCATCAAAGGAGCGGAAACGGCGGCACGGTCGGGAAAGATGGCATACGTGCGCAGGGAGTACCATGACCGTATCATGCGGATCACCCGCGTGATCGGCAAGGACAAGCTCACCCTGTCCGGCTACCTTGACCATGTGCTGACCCAACATTTCCTCCAATGCGGGGATGTGATAAAGAAACTGTATGACAAAAATTATGAAGACGTATTTTAA
- the mobB gene encoding conjugal transfer protein MobB — MVAKISVGSSLYGALAYNGEKINEAKGRLLTANRIYNDGTGTVDIRKAMEGFLACMPEHTRVEKPVVHISLNPHPEDVLTDTELQDIAREYLEKMGYGNQPYLVFKHEDIDRHHLHIVTVRVDGNGRSIDTRNNFYRSKQITRELERKYGLHDAERRNRRLDTPPLHKVDASAGDVKKQVGNTVKALNAQYRFQTMGEYRALLSLYNLTVEETQGNVRGREYHGLVYSVTDETGNKVGTPFKSSLFGKSVGYEAVGKKFARSKQQIKDGKLADMTKHTVLSVLESTYDKERFVSRLKEKGIDTVLRHTEEGRIYGVTFIDHRTGCVLNGSRMGKELSANALQEHFTLPYAGQPPLTLSIPVENGEDMRGRAVSGHDDTEGGMGLLSPEGPAGDAEEEAFIRAMRRKKKRKKRKGLGM; from the coding sequence ATGGTCGCAAAAATCAGTGTAGGCAGCTCGTTGTACGGCGCACTTGCCTATAACGGGGAGAAGATTAACGAAGCGAAAGGTCGGCTGCTCACCGCCAACCGCATCTACAATGACGGCACGGGGACGGTGGACATCCGCAAGGCGATGGAGGGCTTTCTTGCCTGTATGCCGGAGCATACGAGGGTGGAGAAACCTGTGGTGCATATCTCGCTCAACCCGCACCCGGAGGACGTGCTGACCGACACGGAGCTTCAGGACATCGCACGCGAGTATCTGGAAAAGATGGGCTACGGCAACCAGCCGTACCTTGTATTCAAGCACGAGGACATCGACCGCCACCACCTGCATATCGTGACGGTCAGGGTGGACGGGAACGGCAGGAGTATCGACACACGCAACAACTTCTACCGGAGCAAGCAGATTACCCGTGAGCTGGAACGGAAGTACGGGCTGCATGATGCAGAGCGGAGGAACCGCCGTCTTGATACACCGCCTCTGCACAAGGTGGACGCTTCGGCTGGTGACGTGAAGAAGCAGGTGGGGAACACGGTTAAGGCACTGAACGCCCAATACCGCTTCCAGACGATGGGCGAATACCGCGCCCTCCTTTCCTTGTATAATCTGACGGTGGAGGAAACGCAAGGCAACGTGCGTGGACGGGAGTATCACGGGCTGGTCTATTCTGTCACTGATGAAACAGGCAACAAGGTGGGCACCCCGTTCAAGTCCTCGCTCTTCGGGAAGTCCGTCGGCTATGAAGCCGTTGGGAAGAAGTTTGCCCGTTCCAAGCAGCAGATCAAGGACGGCAAGCTCGCAGACATGACGAAGCACACCGTCCTTTCCGTGCTGGAAAGCACGTATGACAAGGAGAGGTTCGTTTCTCGGCTCAAGGAGAAAGGCATCGACACCGTGCTGCGCCACACGGAGGAAGGGCGCATCTATGGGGTGACCTTCATCGACCACCGCACAGGATGCGTGCTGAACGGTTCGCGCATGGGCAAGGAACTTTCCGCCAATGCCTTGCAGGAACACTTCACGCTGCCTTATGCCGGACAGCCGCCGCTCACGCTTTCCATTCCGGTGGAAAACGGTGAAGATATGCGCGGGCGGGCTGTTTCCGGGCATGACGACACGGAGGGCGGTATGGGCTTGCTCTCTCCCGAAGGTCCGGCAGGGGATGCCGAGGAGGAAGCCTTCATCCGGGCGATGCGGCGCAAGAAGAAAAGGAAGAAGCGCAAGGGCTTGGGAATGTAA
- a CDS encoding conjugal transfer protein TraD, whose amino-acid sequence MTELLLAVSIACNVWFLFLLLYERIMETKLVRFFKGIADVWRSLNSVATKQQAAREEAPADTSDIIGKSRFKMTSTRTNAAIPTQEAATSEKGMELSEEEATFDDGNENTASYPAQVPEDKLDETFTSVPPSDMEFGEEELEEETPDRRQASGYSFDEIGEAVGIAGKDNPTKDEKRQAGKVFSELDGTELLDKLNKSVKVKITGLIDFYLYDEPVTPPVKTEAKKELVIPERLEDFNIRDFV is encoded by the coding sequence ATGACAGAACTACTATTGGCAGTATCAATAGCCTGTAACGTATGGTTCCTGTTCCTGCTGCTCTATGAGCGTATCATGGAAACGAAACTTGTCCGCTTCTTCAAGGGAATCGCGGATGTATGGCGGTCGCTGAACAGTGTGGCAACGAAACAACAGGCGGCACGGGAGGAAGCTCCCGCAGATACTTCGGACATCATCGGCAAGAGCCGCTTCAAAATGACATCAACCCGGACAAACGCTGCCATACCGACGCAGGAAGCTGCCACTTCGGAAAAAGGCATGGAACTGTCGGAGGAAGAGGCTACTTTTGACGACGGAAACGAAAACACCGCCTCTTATCCGGCACAAGTCCCGGAAGACAAACTCGATGAAACCTTCACGAGTGTCCCGCCTTCCGATATGGAGTTCGGGGAGGAAGAGCTGGAGGAGGAAACTCCGGACAGACGGCAGGCTTCGGGATACAGCTTCGATGAAATCGGGGAAGCCGTCGGCATAGCCGGAAAGGACAACCCGACCAAAGACGAGAAACGGCAGGCAGGAAAAGTATTCTCAGAATTGGACGGTACGGAACTGCTTGACAAGCTGAACAAGTCCGTCAAAGTGAAAATAACGGGTCTGATAGACTTCTATCTTTACGACGAGCCTGTAACGCCGCCCGTAAAGACGGAAGCGAAGAAAGAACTGGTAATCCCCGAACGGTTGGAGGATTTCAACATAAGGGACTTTGTATGA